A single region of the Vicia villosa cultivar HV-30 ecotype Madison, WI linkage group LG4, Vvil1.0, whole genome shotgun sequence genome encodes:
- the LOC131598687 gene encoding protein SPEAR3-like → MDGGNYFGDSNMGNERASGSSSSSRKGKKNNQDKPKQPQRGLGVAQLEKIRLHGEMAYGFHPPLHNPYPSNFINEDPRVQTPYSSIPSSSSFSYSSSSTSYSASHGFQPNIVMGQPQYERTNIIYGDSQPIDSLRSWEHANAIAQSNTTKPLLNLYDSQYVDTKKHRSGSTSSQNSESSDTQEPDLELRLSL, encoded by the exons ATGGATGGTGGTAATTATTTTGGAGATTCAAATATGGGAAATGAAAGAGCAAGtggatcttcatcatcatcaagaaaagGGAAGAAAAATAATCAAGATAAACCAAAGCAACCACAAAGAGGATTAGGTGTTGCTCAATTGGAGAAAATTAGATTACATGGTGAAATGGCTTATGGTTTTCATCCTCCTCTTCATAATCCTTATCCATCTAATTTCATCAAT GAAGATCCAAGAGTGCAAACACCATATTCATCTAtaccttcttcttcatctttttcttactCATCTTCTTCTACATCTTACTCAGCTTCACATGGTTTTCAACCAAACATTGTG ATGGGCCAACCTCAATATGAAAGAACAAACATCATATATGGAGATTCTCAACCAATTGATTCATTAAG ATCATGGGAACATGCCAATGCCATTGCTCAATCCAACACAACTAAACCATTACTTAACCTATAT GACTCACAATATGTAGATACCAAGAAGCATAGAAGTGGTTCCACAAGCAGTCAGAATTCAGAATCAAGTGACACTCAAGAACCAGATTTGGAGCTAAGATTATCTCTTTGA
- the LOC131594679 gene encoding uncharacterized mitochondrial protein AtMg00810-like, protein MDTIGNSSISINNGWLIDRLKHNLLSMIQFCDSGYEVVFNKNIYIVVNDSDKFIVFKDNIIFVSTNATLCKEFSKTMQDEFKMSLMGELKLFLGIQINQCKGGVYVYQPKYTKENLKKFKMDGYKIMTTPIFQSNIRETQLIAVKRIFKYLKGITNQGLLYKKFLDYKFVGFYDADYAGNRIERKSINGGCQFIGENIISRASKIQAIIALPTT, encoded by the exons ATGGATACTATTGGTAACTCATCTATCTCTATCAATAATGGTTGGCTTATAGATAGACTAAAACATAACCTACTGAGCATGATTCAATTTTGTGACAGTGGCTATGAAGTAGTGTTTAATAAGAACATTTATATAGTTGTTAATGATTCTGACAAGTTCATAGTGTTCAAAG ACAATATTATATTTGTTTCTACTAATGCTACTCTTTGCAAAGAATTTTCCAAGACTATGCAGGATGAGTTCAAAATGAGCTTGATGGGAGAGTTGAAATTAtttcttggaattcaaatcaaccaatGCAAAGGTGGAGTTTATGTTTATCAGCCAAAATATACAAAGGAAAATTTGAAGAAGTTTAAGATGGATGGTTACAAAATCATGACAACTCCAAT ATTTCAATCAAATATTAGAGAAACTCAATTAATAGCTGTTAAGAGGATCTTCAAGTATCTAAAGGGAATAACTAATCAAggattactttataagaaattcTTAGACTATAAGTTTGTTGGATTttatgatgctgactatgctgggaatagaattgaaagaaaatccATTAATGGAGGCTGTCAATTCATTGGTGAAAACATTATCTCACGTGCTAGTAAAATACAAGCAATTATTGCTTTGCCCACAACATAA